In Felis catus isolate Fca126 chromosome B1, F.catus_Fca126_mat1.0, whole genome shotgun sequence, the sequence ATTTTGCACCTCTTGACTCTGTTGGCTTAGAGTTGAGGACATCGAGACACAGGTTCTACAACACAGGCCAGAGCACTGGAACTGGATGGTCTCAGATAATCCAGCCCACGGAACTAGGGTACTTGTAGAAAGTGGTAGGTTGCGTCTGATTCGGGAGATTTATGCATGGCAGGCTCAGCATCTGTGCTCAGGAATCTTAATCCACCATGTCTGAGTATCCCGGAGGGGACAGAACGCGGAGAGAGGGCCATCAGCCAGAAAGCCGAAGACACGGCGTCACGGGGGTGGTGTCGTGGCCTGAActaggaaagagagaagggacgAAGGCCACTTCGAGCCAGTACTTTGCTGGCACCTTTGACAGGGACAGTCCTTCAGGCACTGAGTCAACACCCACCCCGTTCCAGGAACTGGGTCCGTGTTACAGAGGTCACCTGCAGGCTGGGAGCACAGCATCCTACAACACCACACCGAAAGGCACTGTGATGAGTGCTGGCCGGAGGTGTGAACAGGGTGCCAATGGGGATGGGGGCTGCACAGACGAATCAGCCTTTCAACTGGGTGTGCCACTCTCTACTGTACCCTTCTCCACTTTGCTCTCTGATGGGCCCTCCAGGAGGCTGACCTGTATGGATGACATCCATGGGCTTCCCCGTTCTTGGCTTCTGGCTGTATATCTAAGGGAAGGGAGACGGggagggcagaaggtttatttatttcactcTCAGGGTTAGCTGTGTCTCTCAACCAAGAGTCGGTGCTTCTGTCAAGGTGGTCTGTTCTACAAGACTCTCCTTCTGGGTTCTGGTGACTGTTCCCTCCTCCAAGGCCTGACTCACGACAGCTCTGCTATAATGCTCCCCTGTGGTTACCCTGTACCTTCGTAATTCATTCCTTTACCCCCGTTTGACTGCCTCGCTGTCTCTTTTGGGACTCTCGCGGATATATTAGGCCTTCGGCATCAGAACGCGTAATTCTTTGGGACGTCATCCCCTAGTAAACTCCTCTTCCGTGAGGAATCATGTCTTGTTAATCTtagccctctctccccacctccactgctTACTGGAGTTTCTGTTCGTAGAGGTTTTCATCGTTAAACGGGAGTTCAAGTCTCCTCGGTCACAGCCATTCCTTTGACTCCAGCTGGTCATGTGTGGCTCTATTCTGAATACTCCCAGGGCAGCCCACAGCTCTGGCAGGACTGTCCCAGCGAAGGGGCCACAGAGCCATTTCCCCCTTCGCCTTCTGGCTGCTCTCACCTTATTGTTTCTTGCTCAGGAGGCCAAACGCTCCCACTAAAGCCTATTCCTGCTCAATACCCTCAAGTTTACCATCTTTACGTCAATGTCACACACATGGGACCTCCGAAGAGACCCTAAATCTCCCTCCGCTGTAATTTCCGAGATTGgaaaatcaagataaaaataatactgacttcacagggctgctgggagaataaaaacaaatcccaTGCCCTGTAAAATTTATTGTCTTTCCCATGAACTCTAGCAGTGACTATAAAGAATCAGCCAagttctctacacacacacacccccccgccccctccctacTTTGCTTTACTGGTTTCCATGAAGTAAGCACTTCGTTAATACACTGAGAAAAATAACTGACACGTCCTGAGCACTTACTAAGTAAGCACTTCACAGGCATCGCATAGAATCTCCCCAAGGATCATGTACGATAGAACCCCTTGtgtccccattgtacagatgaggaaaaataaGGGCACAAAAAGATGAAGTCACGTGCCCAAGGTCAGGAGCCGGAACTAAAACCTAGGAAGCGTGCCCCAAAGCCACACTGTCACCCCCTTTGCTTATACTGTCTCATCTGCTGCCATTGTCTGTGACATCTGTGAAGACAAATTGTAAAGACTGGCTGTAACAATGAGATATCCTGTAGAAATTATCACGTGACTAAAGGCAAAGTTTGCACTTCTGTGGACATTCTTGTGAATTCAGCTCAGGCACTGCACCGCGAAATTCAAATGTAACCTACTGTGCTGGGTTAGCGGAACCGCATTCTTAACATCTCCGTGATCTAGTGACTGAGACTCACCTGAACTTAGAGCATGCTCCACTTCCTGCATGATCACCCCGGGGGAGGCAGTGGTCTCGACGTCGATCAGCATACAGGTCACTTTGGCCGGCACCGTCGCTTGGGGCGTCGTCTCTGTGGGCACGGGTTCTGCTGTGGCATGCGAAGTGGGTGTGTGTTCAGAGCTGTGCTCTTCTGCTGGGGACTCTGGTGTGGCTGGGGCTCCTGTGGGCTTGAGGCTGGTCTCAGCAGAGCTGTGATTGGTGCTAGCAGAGGAGGCAGACGAAACCTCGGGGGGTGAGGTTGACAGGGGTGGAGGTGATGAGGCTGCAGCCTGAGGGGAGGTGAGTGCGGGAGACTCCGTGGGGGACTCAGCGGGGGACTGAGCTGGGGTCTCAGAGGTGGACTGCGACCCTGTGGGTGGCACGCTTGCCTTGGGAGTGCCTGAGCTGTGTTCTGAGGGCGTGGGTGTCAAGTGCAGCCCCCCGCTTGTTGGGGAGGGGTCTGTGTTCTTGCGTTCCCAGTGAGAGGCCGGGAGGCTGATGTCCTCCTCTCTGGGCTCTACGGAAACGTTCTTGGGGAGTGTAGGTGTTGGAGCCGAGGTCGAGGTCGTAACTGGGAAGACGGATGTGCCAGTggttggggaggcaggggggcttTGCGGAGAGCTTGTCCAGATGTCTGTCGACGAGATGTTTGTcggaagagaaagaggcaagggGCCTGATGTAGGCAGGCTCTGGACCCTCAGCCCTGTGGAAAAGCCAGTACAAACGTGGTGAATGCGTGAAAACCCGGGAGGCAAGGCTGCTTTATAGCACGTTCACAGATCTTTCTCATTTTGCATTGCGCCTCCCCAATTGTGCAGgtgacttttaaatgttttcttcccgCTAAccgctccctcctccctttgtgaCTTATCAGTAGGAACCAGCCCGAAGGCTCCGTAAGAATAATTAGTGGGTCAGGCAACACGAGCCCGGCCAACACACTGAATGAACCCATCTCGTCTCCTGCTTGCTTAGAAGTGTGCCCTTAAAATAGTGAGACTCTCTGAGGAACTGACCTTTATGGGGATTTGTCCAGACTGCTGAGGGGCTGGTTCCCCAATGCCTGCAGTGATACCCAGGGTATGTGCTGAGGGTGGGGAAGGCGTGGTTGGTGAGGGCACAGCTGGAGGAGCTTACTGATTGGCTGGTCCCTCTGAGGGGAGCTCACTGATTGGCTGTTCTCTGTCCCAGGATTGTGGGCTCTGCATTTATGCACAGGGATGCTGGCCCTATGGGCTTGCCGGCTGTCATGAGTCAAGATGTGGACACATCCCTTgtgaaggaggaaaggggaggaaatcCCAGAATAAAAGCTGAGAGGAGGAATCTGAGGTTTGGAAATATCATCCGAGACTGGAAGCTGGTGTCTTTACAATCGTACCATCTTGCCAAATGTTCTCCTtcacattttgtaaaatttagaattagtttcttttcttccttccttccgtcctccCTCCATTTACACATTCcgtttaattaactaattaattcttTCATTCAAGTACTTAATAAATGGCTTCTATGTGCTATCACTCTGCTAGTactgggttttgattttttttttaattttaatgtttatttttgagagagagagatagaccatGAAtagaggacgggcagagagagagagggggagacacagaatctgaagcaggctctaggctccgagctgccagcacagagcctgatgtggggctcaaactcaggaactacaagattgtgacctgagctgaagtaggtcgcttaactgactgaaccactcaggcgccccttgatttcgCTTTTTATGTAAACCATCTTTTGATTGACTCCCATGCCCCTTATCTTCCCCCCAACTAGCTTTTCCCCTAGTCGTTGGCACCCTCTCTCACTCAACTGCTCGCTTAAAAACCGAGTCAACCTTAAGTCAAAACCTTAAGTCATCTCTTTCCCCCATACTGCACATCAAATTCATTGGCAAATTATAATGGCCCAACCTTGAAAACATCCCAACTTAATCACTTTTCACCACCTCCCCCATTATCTCAACATCACCTGAGCCACCAGTCACTTGCTAGACTATTGCCATAGTCTCTTCATTGGTCTTCTGCTTTCCagattttctccctttcagtTACTTTTCACATAGCAGCCAGCATATTTTAAAGTCATCAATCAGATCATGTTCGTCAACTGGTCAAAACCCTCCAAAGCCATCTATCTGTTGCACCTAGAACAAAATCCCAAACTAATCCCCCATTGTCTCCCCATGCTCTCTTCATCATTCCAGTTGGTCTCTACTCAAATGGCCACCTCCTTCTCAGAGGAGCCTTCCCAGATGATCCTAACTATAATCATTCCTACTCCAGCTAGctccttgcttatttttttaaaagattacttttttaattgttaaaatataCACAGCATTTACCATTTCCACCATCtttaagggtacagttcagtggcattaagtacctTCCCATTATTGTTCAACCATCACCACtaacccatctccagaactttcttatctttccaaactgaaactctgcaccaTTAAATAA encodes:
- the PARM1 gene encoding prostate androgen-regulated mucin-like protein 1 isoform X2 codes for the protein MVCTTLFALCIFTAGLRVQSLPTSGPLPLSLPTNISSTDIWTSSPQSPPASPTTGTSVFPVTTSTSAPTPTLPKNVSVEPREEDISLPASHWERKNTDPSPTSGGLHLTPTPSEHSSGTPKASVPPTGSQSTSETPAQSPAESPTESPALTSPQAAASSPPPLSTSPPEVSSASSASTNHSSAETSLKPTGAPATPESPAEEHSSEHTPTSHATAEPVPTETTPQATVPAKVTCMLIDVETTASPGVIMQEVEHALSSDIQPEAKNGEAHGCHPYSELKTCTSSCQLTRISTCVAHGRLALNVYVARVTILRSVGSTPIPAPRRGCRACLGFSPSFCAPLPPPK
- the PARM1 gene encoding prostate androgen-regulated mucin-like protein 1 isoform X1; protein product: MDVDVSPFLIQLRICSSSEHQPASCSRNVKASSCPHFRKDCRSLAYKEESPIAFGLRVQSLPTSGPLPLSLPTNISSTDIWTSSPQSPPASPTTGTSVFPVTTSTSAPTPTLPKNVSVEPREEDISLPASHWERKNTDPSPTSGGLHLTPTPSEHSSGTPKASVPPTGSQSTSETPAQSPAESPTESPALTSPQAAASSPPPLSTSPPEVSSASSASTNHSSAETSLKPTGAPATPESPAEEHSSEHTPTSHATAEPVPTETTPQATVPAKVTCMLIDVETTASPGVIMQEVEHALSSGSIAAITVTVIAVVLLVFGVAAYLKIRHSSYGRLLDDHDYGSWGNYNNPLYDDS